From a region of the Zingiber officinale cultivar Zhangliang chromosome 4B, Zo_v1.1, whole genome shotgun sequence genome:
- the LOC121975150 gene encoding CBS domain-containing protein CBSX5-like, which translates to MAVRLVSNEVSDLCIGKPAVRSLPPSAATVVDVLAALRRRDEPHLAVLVVDRTVPEKRTISGKLCVADVICYLCSDGNLDSPAVALERPVSALLPKGGGGLVRRVEPQFSIVEALDLILDGAQSLVVPIRSVGRKKVVHGGAGGAVADFCWLTHEDFVRYFLNSIAHFSPIPTLSIDALGLVRSADALTVCHDGPGLALLPFIRRALSDQTAVAVVTDDGRLLGEISPASLCACDETVAVAAGIATLTVGDLMSFIDYYGSRPDSLVRFVKSKLKEKGLKEMLELMEDELSSLSNSLSASSSSSSDDELGGKQLRRLRSRCLSMGRWAEEPEVCHPGSSLVAAMVQALAHRVSYLWVVDEDDYSLMGIVTFADMLSVFREQLLCAP; encoded by the exons ATGGCAGTGAGATTGGTGTCGAATGAGGTATCAGACCTCTGCATCGGGAAGCCGGCGGTGAGATCGCTGCCGCCCTCCGCGGCTACCGTAGTCGACGTCCTCGCCGCCCTCAGGAGACGCGACGAGCCCCACCTTGCCGTTCTCGTCGTCGATCGGACCGTGCCGGAGAAGAGGACCATCTCCGGAAAGCTTTGCGTCGCCGACGTCATATGCTACCTCTGCTCCGACGGAAACCTTGATTCCCCGGCCGTCGCGCTCGAGCGGCCTGTCTCCGCCCTCCTTCCCAAGGGCGGTGGCGGTCTTGTCCGCCGCGTCGAACCACAGTTCAG CATAGTGGAAGCCCTAGATCTGATCCTGGACGGAGCGCAGAGCTTGGTGGTTCCCATCCGCTCCGTCGGCAGGAAGAAGGTCGTCCACGGCGGCGCCGGAGGTGCGGTCGCCGATTTCTGCTGGCTGACGCATGAGGACTTCGTCCGCTACTTCCTCAACTCCATCGCCCACTTCTCCCCCATTCCTACCCTGTCCATCGACGCCCTCGGTCTCGTACGCTCCGCCGACGCCCTCACGGTCTGCCACGACGGGCCCGGCCTCGCCCTCCTCCCCTTCATCCGTCGAGCTCTCTCCGACCAGACCGCAGTCGCCGTGGTCACTGACGATGGGCGACTGCTGGGTGAGATCTCCCCCGCCTCTCTTTGTGCCTGCGACGAGACGGTCGCGGTGGCCGCTGGCATCGCCACCCTCACCGTGGGCGACCTCATGTCGTTCATCGATTACTATGGCTCCCGGCCGGACTCCCTTGTCCGCTTCGTCAAATCCAAGCTAAAGGAGAAAGGCTTGAAGGAGATGCTAGAGCTGATGGAAGACGAGTTATCCTCGCTTTCCAACTCCCTCTCAGCCTCGTCATCATCGTCCTCCGATGACGAGCTGGGGGGCAAGCAGCTGAGGAGGCTGAGGTCGAGGTGCCTCTCCATGGGCAGATGGGCTGAGGAGCCGGAGGTGTGCCACCCAGGGAGCTCGCTGGTGGCGGCGATGGTGCAGGCTCTGGCGCACCGTGTGAGCTACCTGTGGGTGGTCGACGAGGACGACTACAGCCTCATGGGGATCGTAACGTTCGCCGACATGCTGAGCGTGTTCAGGGAGCAGCTGCTATGTGCTCCGTGA